GGCGGGAGAACACCGATGGTGCGGGTGGGGCAGGACGTGGGCGGCACGTACGGCGGGCGGTCGGCGCAGGAGCGGCGGGCCGAGCGGCGGCAGCGGTTCCTGGCGGCGGGGCTGGCGCAGTTCGGCGACCGTCCCGGTTACCGGCACGCCTCGGTGGCGGGCCTGTGCGAGGCGGCCGGCCTGTCGACCCGTCAGTTCTACGAGGAGTTCCGCAACCTGGAGGAGGTGCTCGCCCGGCTGCACCTGGAGGTCAACGACCACAAGGAGCGGGCGGTGCTGCGGGCGCTGGCGACCGCGGCCGGGCTGCCGTTCGAGCAGCGGATCGCCGCCGTACTGCGCGGCTACGTCACCGCCGCGACCGAGGACCCGCGCCGGCTGCGCATCGCCTTCGTCGAGATCGTCGGCGTCAGCGAGGAGTTGGAGCGGCAGCGACTGGTGCGGCGGGCCCGCTGGGTGGAGCTCATCGTGGCCGAGGCGGACTCCGCCGTCGCCCGCGGCGAGCTGGCGCCGCGCGAGTTCCGGATCGCCGCCACCGCGTTCATCGGCGCGGTGAACGGCCTGCTGCACGACTGGACGGCGGGCCAGTTCGACGCCACCCTCGACCAGGTCCTGGCCGAGCTCACCGCCCTGCTGCTCGGCGCCGTCCGGCACCCGGCGCCGTAGCGGCCCGCCCGCCCGTCGGGTGCTACCAGGGCAGCGGGCCCGCCTGGTCGAAGTAGCCGCCGGTCGGGCCGTCCGGTCCCAGCTGCGCCATCCGCACGATGACCTCGGCGCCCTGCGCGACGGACTGGGTGCCCTCGTGGCGGTTCAGGTCCGTCGCGGTGTAGCCGGGCTCCACCGAGTTGATCCGCATCCGCGGGAACGCCTTGGCGAACTG
The DNA window shown above is from Streptomyces sp. TLI_171 and carries:
- a CDS encoding TetR/AcrR family transcriptional regulator gives rise to the protein MVRVGQDVGGTYGGRSAQERRAERRQRFLAAGLAQFGDRPGYRHASVAGLCEAAGLSTRQFYEEFRNLEEVLARLHLEVNDHKERAVLRALATAAGLPFEQRIAAVLRGYVTAATEDPRRLRIAFVEIVGVSEELERQRLVRRARWVELIVAEADSAVARGELAPREFRIAATAFIGAVNGLLHDWTAGQFDATLDQVLAELTALLLGAVRHPAP